The nucleotide sequence GCGGCATCGTCAAATGCGACATGATCGCCGCGGGCATCCTGGCCGCGCTCAAGAAGGTCAAGCTCCGCGTCCCCCTGGTCGTGCGCCTGCAAGGGACCAATGTCGACAAGGGCCGCGAGCTGCTCGCGCAGGCCAAGGTCAATATCACCCCGGCGGAGGACCTCTGGGACGCGGCTAAGAAGGCGGTGGAGGCGGCAAGATGAGCATCCTTCTCAACAAAGACTCGCGCGTGCTGGTGCAGGGGTTCACCGGCGGGACCGGGACCTTCCACTCCAAGCAGTGCCTGGAGTACGGCACGAACATCGTGGCCGGCGTCACGCCCGGCCGCGGCGGGACCATGCACCTCGACCGGCCGGTGTTCAACACCGTCTCCGAGGCGGTGCGCCAGACCGGAGCCGACGTCTCGCTGGTCTTCGTGCCCGCCCCGTTCGCGGCCGACGCGGTGCTCGAAGCCGCGGACGCGGGGGTGGCCGTGGTCATCTGCATCACGGAGGGCATCCCGGTCCTCGACATGGCGCGGGTCAAGCGGGCCTTGGGCGCGCGCGTGCGCATGGTCGGCCCCAACTGCCCGGGAGTCATCACTCCTGGGCAGTGCAAGGCGGGCATCATGCCCGGCTACATCCATAAGCCCGGCCGCATCGGGATCATTTCGCGCTCCGGCACGCTCACCTACGAGGCGGTCCATCAGACCTCCCAGCAGGGGCTGGGCCAGTCGACCGTGGTCGGCATCGGCGGGGACCCCATCGCGGGCTCCAATTTCGTCGACATCCTGGAGCTTTTTGAAGCCGACCCGGCCACTGACGCGGTGGTCATGATCGGCGAGATCGGGGGCTCGGCCGAGGAAGATGCGGCGCGCTTCTATCGCGAGCGGATGAGCAAGCCGGTGTTCGGCTTCATCGCGGGGCGCAGCGCCCCTCCGGGCCGCCGCATGGGCCATGCCGGCGCCATCATCGAGGGCGGCTCCGGGACCCACGCCTCCAAGGTGAAGGCTCTGCGCGAGGCCGGCGTCACCATAGTCGAGAACCTCAGCGAGATCGGGACCACCGTCGCCAAGGCCCTTCAGCAGAAGACTTCCGTCTAAACCAGCGCGTCGACGAAGTCGACGCGCAACCGGCGCCCCCCTATGAGGGGGGCGCCGGTTGCGTTAGGGGTGGCCTTTGACTTCCTACTGCGTCGGCGTCGTGGGAGCCGCGGGCGCCCCCTGCGGCGCGGCCGGCGCGCCTCCGGGGGGCATCATGCCCTGCAGCATCTTGCTCATGTCAGGCATGCCCGCCCCGCCTGCAGCTCCTGGAGCGCCTGCCCCGCCGGCTCCTCCAGGCATCATGCCCTGCAGCATCTTGCTCATGTCAGGCGCGCCCGCGCCTCCAGGCATCTGAGGCATGCCCGGAGGCATCTGTCCCTTCTGTCCCATCTGCCCCATCTTCCCCATCTGAGTCCCCTGTGCGCCGCGGCCGGTGCTGCCGAAGCTCGTGCCCTTCAGACGGGGTTGAACGAAGGGCTTGGCCCCGGCCTTGGTCTTGGCAGCGGGCTCGTTCTTGGCCACCTGCTGTACGGGAGCCGGCGGAGGGGGAGCCTCGGCCTTGACGACCGGCGCAGTGGAGGTCGCGGTCTTCTCCGCGGGCAGGAAATCGGAGCCGCCCTTGATGAAGCCCAAAGAGT is from Elusimicrobiota bacterium and encodes:
- the sucD gene encoding succinate--CoA ligase subunit alpha; translated protein: MSILLNKDSRVLVQGFTGGTGTFHSKQCLEYGTNIVAGVTPGRGGTMHLDRPVFNTVSEAVRQTGADVSLVFVPAPFAADAVLEAADAGVAVVICITEGIPVLDMARVKRALGARVRMVGPNCPGVITPGQCKAGIMPGYIHKPGRIGIISRSGTLTYEAVHQTSQQGLGQSTVVGIGGDPIAGSNFVDILELFEADPATDAVVMIGEIGGSAEEDAARFYRERMSKPVFGFIAGRSAPPGRRMGHAGAIIEGGSGTHASKVKALREAGVTIVENLSEIGTTVAKALQQKTSV